A stretch of the Ictidomys tridecemlineatus isolate mIctTri1 chromosome 5, mIctTri1.hap1, whole genome shotgun sequence genome encodes the following:
- the Plekhh1 gene encoding pleckstrin homology domain-containing family H member 1 isoform X1 produces the protein MAELKVESRASVDWQKRCLALETQLFRFRLQASKIRELLADKMQELEQRLLEAEQRAENAETQVGVMEEKVKLSNLKNVNSTGSLHRKYQELLKVMQGKDELISHLEAQLEKQKQLRAEEAKIVQEKAAKIKEWVTLKLSELEMENQHLKNCNQRLVEQVGALQDALEALQMTPSGKLLVAPQEAPEENPVPSEPGAQPVAQDSGSQVQALKVALPGPCLGALQSKVSVPEARSPVEDSSSSMVHPEEIEAKTLPPHLGKEGSPTQLGVTPGSTRCGSASWGESLVTARCRGILFGTKTSAREGGPGSSLTLPKARASSAPWNSIQVAKRHHSQPQVGPGHFDHVVNIEVGALAALHPSVLSKLKPPAELREEPEKMEMEESPPAGKEEGENLKAPRPELEKEELEKKPPTPPLHRFPSWESRIYAVATSGMQLSDVSSRSHVACCASSPPALASPVSFSGLVYKNVTVPVYTALKGRAMQISNVPFADDSSGSDDDCSSQASFRISVPCSECRKTSGLGSPRAIKRGVSMSSLSSEGDYAIPPDACSLDSDYSEPEHKLQRTSSYSTDGLGLGGESLEKSGYLLKMGSRVKTWKRRWFVLRQGQILYYKSPSDVIRKPQGQVDLNSHCQIVRGEGAQTFQLISEKKTYYLTADSPSLLEEWIRVLQNLLKVQATGPPALPQGGTKPTVKGWLTKVKHGHSKLVWCALVGKTFYYYRSHEDKRPLGRLPVLDARIEEVDRSCDSDEDYEAGGTRRLLSSHCTLVIHPPEHSPTYLLIGTKHEKDTWLYHLTVAAGGSSAKVGTAYEQLIGKLMDGEGDPDSPLWRHPMLCYSKDGLCTSLTTLPSEALQTEALKLFKSCQLFINVPVEAASVDYHVSLAQTALQVCLVHPELQSEIYCQLMKQTSCRPPQKYSLMQCWQLLALCAPLFLPQHHFLWYVKQQLQRHADPRNETGQYATYCQRAVERTLQSGEREARPSRMEVVSILLRNPFHHSLPFSIPVHFANGTYQVVGFDGSSTVDEFLQRLNQETGMRKSSHSGFALFTDDPSGRDLEHCLQGSVKICDAISKWEQALKELHPGKSEGGTRVVKLIYKNRLYFRSQVKGETERERLLLAFQTSGEIVAGRFPVNKELALEMAALMAQVEYGDLEKPTLPGPGSTPPAKTQHLLQQVLDRFYPRRYRHGAPPEQLRHLIDMLTTKWAALQGCSPPECIRIYLTVARKWPLFGAKLFAAQPAKLSSKENTLVWIAVNEDGVSILDHHTMQVHITYPYSSVTTFGGYRDDFMLVIRTIPDQGSGKAHIEKLIFRMTAPKIAETTFIMASYMNHCSTTVNPPANSPAARQPWELDGRQFFASVSCATKGPTLL, from the exons ATGGCCGAACTCAAGGTGGAGAGCCGGGCCAGTGTCGACTGGCAGAAGCGCTGCCTGGCCCTGGAAACACAGCTTTTCCGGTTTCGCCTCCAGGCCAGCAAGATAAGGGAGCTGCTGGCTGACAAG ATGCAGGAGTTGGAGCAGAGGCTGCTGGAGgcggagcagagagcagagaatgcagAGACCCAG GTGGGTGTGATGGAAGAAAAGGTAAAACTGTCCAATCTGAAGAATGTGAACTCCACAGGGAGCCTGCACCGAAAATACCAAGAATTGCTGAAAGTCATGCAGGGCAAAGATGAACTCATCAGCCACCTGGAGGCACAACTAGAGAAGCAG AAGCAGCTAAGAGCTGAGGAAGCAAAAATTGTTCAAGAAAAAGCTGCAAAGATCAAGGAGTGGGTGACACTAAAGTTATCAGAG cttGAGATGGAGAATCAGCATCTGAAAAACTGTAATCAGCGCCTGGTGGAACAGGTGGGAGCCCTTCAAGATGCACTGGAAG CTCTTCAGATGACACCTTCAGGGAAGCTGCTGGTGGCCCCCCAAGAAGCCCCAGAGGAGAATCCTGTCCCTTCAGAGCCAGGAGCTCAGCCTGTGGCACAAGATAGTGGTTCTCAGGTCCAGGCTTTGAAGGTGGCTTTGCCTGGACCTTGTCTGGGTGCCCTGCAGAGCAAGGTCTCTGTGCCTGAAGCCAGAAGCCCAGTGGAGGATTCTAGTTCCAGCATGGTCCACCCCGAGGAAATAGAGGCCAAGACCCTTCCACCTCATCTGGGAAAAGAGGGCTCTCCCACCCAGCTGGGTGTGACACCTGGCTCCACAAGATGTGGCTCAGCCTCCTGGGGGGAGAGCCTGGTCACTGCTCGTTGTAGAGGGATACTCTTTGGGACCAAGACCTCTGCCAGGGAAGGTGGCCCTGGCAGCAGCCTAACCCTACCAAAGGCACGGGCTTCCAGTGCCCCCTGGAATAGCATCCAGGTGGCCAAAAGGCACCACAGCCAGCCCCAGGTAGGCCCTGGGCACTTTGATCATGTGGTGAACATTGAGGTTGGAGCCCTGGCAGCCCTCCACCCCTCTGTCCTTTCTAAGCTGAAGCCCCCAGCTGAGCTTCGGGAAGAACCAGAGAAGATGGAAATGGAAGAGTCACCTCcagcagggaaggaggaaggagagaaccTGAAGGCCCCTAGACCTGAGCTGGAGAAAGAAGAACTGGAGAAAAAACCACCCACACCTCCACTACACCGGTTTCCATCATGG GAGAGCCGGATCTATGCAGTGGCCACTTCAGGCATGCAGCTGTCAGATGTGTCTTCCCGGAGTCACGTTGCCTGCTGTG CTTCAAGCCCTCCTGCCCTTGCATCCCCTGTGTCTTTCTCTGGCCTTGTCTACAAGAATGTCACTGTGCCTGTCTACACAGCACTGAAAGGG AGAGCCATGCAGATCAGCAATGTGCCCTTCGCTGACGACTCCTCTGGGTCTGATGATGACTGCAGCTCTCAAGCCAGTTTCCGAATATCAGTCCCTTGTTCTGAGTGTAGGAAGACCAGCGGACTAGGCAGTCCCCGGGCCATCAAGAGAG GGGTCTCCATGTCTTCACTGAGCTCCGAGGGTGACTACGCCATTCCCCCTGATGCCTGTTCGCTGGACAGTGACTACTCAGAGCCTGAGCACAAACTTCAACGCACCTCGTCCTACTCCACCGACGGGCTGGGCCTAGGCGGG GAGTCACTGGAGAAGTCAGGCTACCTGCTGAAAATGGGAAGCCGGGTGAAGACATGGAAGAGGCGCTGGTTTGTCCTGAGACAGGGACAAATTCTGTACTACAAGTCCCCG AGTGATGTCATTCGGAAACCTCAAGGTCAAGTGGATCTGAACTCCCATTGCCAAATTGTTCGAGGGGAGGGTGCGCAGACATTCCAG CTTATCTCAGAGAAGAAGACCTACTACCTGACAGCAGATTCACCCAGCCTGCTGGAGGAGTGGATACGGGTCTTACAGAACTTGTTGAAGGTACAGGCCACCGGGCCTCCAGCCCTGCCTCAGGGTGGCACCAAGCCCACTGTGAAGGGCTGGCTGACCAAG GTAAAACATGGCCACTCCAAGCTAGTCTGGTGTGCTCTTGTTGGGAAAACCTTCTACTATTACCGGAGCCATGAGGATAAG CGACCCCTGGGTCGTCTGCCTGTGCTGGATGCACGCATAGAAGAAGTAGATCGATCCTGTGACTCAGATGAGGACTATGAGGCTGGAGGAACCAGACGGTTACTTTCCTCCCACTGTACGCTGGTGATCCATCCTCCAGAGCACAGTCCTACCTACCTGCTCATTGGTACCAAGCATGAAAAG GATACGTGGCTTTACCACCTCACAGTGGCTGCAGGTGGCAGCAGTGCCAAGGTAGGCACTGCCTATGAGCAGCTCATTGGGAAACTGATGGATGGTGAGGGAGACCCAG ATTCCCCACTCTGGAGGCACCCTATGCTGTGCTATAGCAAAGATGGGCTGTGTACCTCCCTCACCACCCTGCCCTCTGAGGCTCTGCAGACAGAGGCTCTCAAGCTCTTCAAG TCCTGCCAGCTCTTCATCAATGTGCCCGTAGAGGCTGCCTCAGTGGACTACCACGTGTCCCTGGCCCAGACAGCACTGCAGGTGTGCCTGGTTCACCCTGAGCTGCAGAGCGAGATCTATTGCCAACTCATGAAGCAGACCAGCTGCCGCCCACCTCAGAAGTACTCCCTCATGCAG TGTTGGCAGCTCCTGGCTCTGTGTGCCCCacttttcctgcctcagcatcatTTCCTCTGGTATGTTAAGCAGCAGCTCCAACGCCATGCAGATCCCAG AAATGAAACTGGCCAGTATGCCACCTACTGTCAGCGGGCAGTGGAGCGGACTCTGCAGTCAGGGGAGCGGGAAGCCAGACCATCACGCATGGAAGTGGTGTCCATCTTGTTGCGAAACCCTTTCCACCACTCCTTGCCCTTCAGCATCCCTGTGCACTTTGCCAACGGGACTTACCAG GTGGTTGGTTTTGATGGCTCCTCCACAGTTGATGAGTTCCTGCAGCGGCTGAATCAGGAGACGGGCATGAGGAAATCATCCCACTCTGGCTTTGCTCTCTTCACCGATGATCCTTCTGGCAGGGATCTGGAACACTGCCTGCAGGGGAGTGTCAAG ATCTGTGATGCCATCTCCAAGTGGGAACAAGCCCTGAAGGAGCTGCACCCTGGAAAGTCTGAGGGTGGGACACGCGTTGTGAAGCTGATATACAAGAACAG GCTGTACTTTCGGAGTCAAGTCAAAGGGGAGACAGAGCGAGAGCGACTGTTGCTTGCCTTCCAAACCAGTGGAGAGATAGTGGCAGGGAGATTTCCTGTCAATAAAGAACTGGCTCTTGAGATGGCCGCCCTGATGGCCCAG GTAGAATATGGGGACTTGGAGAAGCCTACTCTGCCAGGCCCTGGGAGCACACCCCCTGCCAAGACTCAGCATCTTCTCCAGCAAGTCCTAGATAGGTTCTACCCAAGGCGCTACAGACATGGGGCACCCCCTGAACAGCTGAG GCATCTGATAGATATGCTGACCACAAAGTGGGCAGCACTGCAAGGCTGCTCCCCTCCTGAATGCATCCGCATCTACCTGACTGTGGCCCGGAAATGGCCTCTTTTTGGTGCTAAGCTTTTTGCTGCTCAG CCTGCCAAGCTGTCTTCCAAGGAGAACACTCTGGTATGGATTGCTGTGAATGAAGATGGTGTCAGCATCCTGGACCATCACACTATG CAAGTGCACATCACTTACCCCTACTCTTCAGTGACAACCTTTGGTGGCTACAGGGATGACTTCATGCTTGTGATTAGAACCATTCCAGACCAGGGGTCTGGAAAAGCACACATTGAGAAGTTGATCTTCCGGATGACTGCTCCTAAG ATTGCTGAAACTACCTTCATCATGGCCAGCTACATGAACCACTGCTCTACAACTGTGAACCCACCTGCCAACTCACCTGCAGCCCGCCAGCCATGGGAGCTAGATGGACGACAGTTCTTTGCTTCTGTTTCCTGTGCCACCAAGGGGCCAACATTGCTGTGA
- the Plekhh1 gene encoding pleckstrin homology domain-containing family H member 1 isoform X2 produces MAELKVESRASVDWQKRCLALETQLFRFRLQASKIRELLADKMQELEQRLLEAEQRAENAETQVGVMEEKVKLSNLKNVNSTGSLHRKYQELLKVMQGKDELISHLEAQLEKQKQLRAEEAKIVQEKAAKIKEWVTLKLSELEMENQHLKNCNQRLVEQVGALQDALEALQMTPSGKLLVAPQEAPEENPVPSEPGAQPVAQDSGSQVQALKVALPGPCLGALQSKVSVPEARSPVEDSSSSMVHPEEIEAKTLPPHLGKEGSPTQLGVTPGSTRCGSASWGESLVTARCRGILFGTKTSAREGGPGSSLTLPKARASSAPWNSIQVAKRHHSQPQVGPGHFDHVVNIEVGALAALHPSVLSKLKPPAELREEPEKMEMEESPPAGKEEGENLKAPRPELEKEELEKKPPTPPLHRFPSWESRIYAVATSGMQLSDVSSRSHVACCASSPPALASPVSFSGLVYKNVTVPVYTALKGRAMQISNVPFADDSSGSDDDCSSQASFRISVPCSECRKTSGLGSPRAIKRGVSMSSLSSEGDYAIPPDACSLDSDYSEPEHKLQRTSSYSTDGLGLGGESLEKSGYLLKMGSRVKTWKRRWFVLRQGQILYYKSPSDVIRKPQGQVDLNSHCQIVRGEGAQTFQLISEKKTYYLTADSPSLLEEWIRVLQNLLKVQATGPPALPQGGTKPTVKGWLTKVKHGHSKLVWCALVGKTFYYYRSHEDKRPLGRLPVLDARIEEVDRSCDSDEDYEAGGTRRLLSSHCTLVIHPPEHSPTYLLIGTKHEKSCQLFINVPVEAASVDYHVSLAQTALQVCLVHPELQSEIYCQLMKQTSCRPPQKYSLMQCWQLLALCAPLFLPQHHFLWYVKQQLQRHADPRNETGQYATYCQRAVERTLQSGEREARPSRMEVVSILLRNPFHHSLPFSIPVHFANGTYQVVGFDGSSTVDEFLQRLNQETGMRKSSHSGFALFTDDPSGRDLEHCLQGSVKICDAISKWEQALKELHPGKSEGGTRVVKLIYKNRLYFRSQVKGETERERLLLAFQTSGEIVAGRFPVNKELALEMAALMAQVEYGDLEKPTLPGPGSTPPAKTQHLLQQVLDRFYPRRYRHGAPPEQLRHLIDMLTTKWAALQGCSPPECIRIYLTVARKWPLFGAKLFAAQPAKLSSKENTLVWIAVNEDGVSILDHHTMQVHITYPYSSVTTFGGYRDDFMLVIRTIPDQGSGKAHIEKLIFRMTAPKIAETTFIMASYMNHCSTTVNPPANSPAARQPWELDGRQFFASVSCATKGPTLL; encoded by the exons ATGGCCGAACTCAAGGTGGAGAGCCGGGCCAGTGTCGACTGGCAGAAGCGCTGCCTGGCCCTGGAAACACAGCTTTTCCGGTTTCGCCTCCAGGCCAGCAAGATAAGGGAGCTGCTGGCTGACAAG ATGCAGGAGTTGGAGCAGAGGCTGCTGGAGgcggagcagagagcagagaatgcagAGACCCAG GTGGGTGTGATGGAAGAAAAGGTAAAACTGTCCAATCTGAAGAATGTGAACTCCACAGGGAGCCTGCACCGAAAATACCAAGAATTGCTGAAAGTCATGCAGGGCAAAGATGAACTCATCAGCCACCTGGAGGCACAACTAGAGAAGCAG AAGCAGCTAAGAGCTGAGGAAGCAAAAATTGTTCAAGAAAAAGCTGCAAAGATCAAGGAGTGGGTGACACTAAAGTTATCAGAG cttGAGATGGAGAATCAGCATCTGAAAAACTGTAATCAGCGCCTGGTGGAACAGGTGGGAGCCCTTCAAGATGCACTGGAAG CTCTTCAGATGACACCTTCAGGGAAGCTGCTGGTGGCCCCCCAAGAAGCCCCAGAGGAGAATCCTGTCCCTTCAGAGCCAGGAGCTCAGCCTGTGGCACAAGATAGTGGTTCTCAGGTCCAGGCTTTGAAGGTGGCTTTGCCTGGACCTTGTCTGGGTGCCCTGCAGAGCAAGGTCTCTGTGCCTGAAGCCAGAAGCCCAGTGGAGGATTCTAGTTCCAGCATGGTCCACCCCGAGGAAATAGAGGCCAAGACCCTTCCACCTCATCTGGGAAAAGAGGGCTCTCCCACCCAGCTGGGTGTGACACCTGGCTCCACAAGATGTGGCTCAGCCTCCTGGGGGGAGAGCCTGGTCACTGCTCGTTGTAGAGGGATACTCTTTGGGACCAAGACCTCTGCCAGGGAAGGTGGCCCTGGCAGCAGCCTAACCCTACCAAAGGCACGGGCTTCCAGTGCCCCCTGGAATAGCATCCAGGTGGCCAAAAGGCACCACAGCCAGCCCCAGGTAGGCCCTGGGCACTTTGATCATGTGGTGAACATTGAGGTTGGAGCCCTGGCAGCCCTCCACCCCTCTGTCCTTTCTAAGCTGAAGCCCCCAGCTGAGCTTCGGGAAGAACCAGAGAAGATGGAAATGGAAGAGTCACCTCcagcagggaaggaggaaggagagaaccTGAAGGCCCCTAGACCTGAGCTGGAGAAAGAAGAACTGGAGAAAAAACCACCCACACCTCCACTACACCGGTTTCCATCATGG GAGAGCCGGATCTATGCAGTGGCCACTTCAGGCATGCAGCTGTCAGATGTGTCTTCCCGGAGTCACGTTGCCTGCTGTG CTTCAAGCCCTCCTGCCCTTGCATCCCCTGTGTCTTTCTCTGGCCTTGTCTACAAGAATGTCACTGTGCCTGTCTACACAGCACTGAAAGGG AGAGCCATGCAGATCAGCAATGTGCCCTTCGCTGACGACTCCTCTGGGTCTGATGATGACTGCAGCTCTCAAGCCAGTTTCCGAATATCAGTCCCTTGTTCTGAGTGTAGGAAGACCAGCGGACTAGGCAGTCCCCGGGCCATCAAGAGAG GGGTCTCCATGTCTTCACTGAGCTCCGAGGGTGACTACGCCATTCCCCCTGATGCCTGTTCGCTGGACAGTGACTACTCAGAGCCTGAGCACAAACTTCAACGCACCTCGTCCTACTCCACCGACGGGCTGGGCCTAGGCGGG GAGTCACTGGAGAAGTCAGGCTACCTGCTGAAAATGGGAAGCCGGGTGAAGACATGGAAGAGGCGCTGGTTTGTCCTGAGACAGGGACAAATTCTGTACTACAAGTCCCCG AGTGATGTCATTCGGAAACCTCAAGGTCAAGTGGATCTGAACTCCCATTGCCAAATTGTTCGAGGGGAGGGTGCGCAGACATTCCAG CTTATCTCAGAGAAGAAGACCTACTACCTGACAGCAGATTCACCCAGCCTGCTGGAGGAGTGGATACGGGTCTTACAGAACTTGTTGAAGGTACAGGCCACCGGGCCTCCAGCCCTGCCTCAGGGTGGCACCAAGCCCACTGTGAAGGGCTGGCTGACCAAG GTAAAACATGGCCACTCCAAGCTAGTCTGGTGTGCTCTTGTTGGGAAAACCTTCTACTATTACCGGAGCCATGAGGATAAG CGACCCCTGGGTCGTCTGCCTGTGCTGGATGCACGCATAGAAGAAGTAGATCGATCCTGTGACTCAGATGAGGACTATGAGGCTGGAGGAACCAGACGGTTACTTTCCTCCCACTGTACGCTGGTGATCCATCCTCCAGAGCACAGTCCTACCTACCTGCTCATTGGTACCAAGCATGAAAAG TCCTGCCAGCTCTTCATCAATGTGCCCGTAGAGGCTGCCTCAGTGGACTACCACGTGTCCCTGGCCCAGACAGCACTGCAGGTGTGCCTGGTTCACCCTGAGCTGCAGAGCGAGATCTATTGCCAACTCATGAAGCAGACCAGCTGCCGCCCACCTCAGAAGTACTCCCTCATGCAG TGTTGGCAGCTCCTGGCTCTGTGTGCCCCacttttcctgcctcagcatcatTTCCTCTGGTATGTTAAGCAGCAGCTCCAACGCCATGCAGATCCCAG AAATGAAACTGGCCAGTATGCCACCTACTGTCAGCGGGCAGTGGAGCGGACTCTGCAGTCAGGGGAGCGGGAAGCCAGACCATCACGCATGGAAGTGGTGTCCATCTTGTTGCGAAACCCTTTCCACCACTCCTTGCCCTTCAGCATCCCTGTGCACTTTGCCAACGGGACTTACCAG GTGGTTGGTTTTGATGGCTCCTCCACAGTTGATGAGTTCCTGCAGCGGCTGAATCAGGAGACGGGCATGAGGAAATCATCCCACTCTGGCTTTGCTCTCTTCACCGATGATCCTTCTGGCAGGGATCTGGAACACTGCCTGCAGGGGAGTGTCAAG ATCTGTGATGCCATCTCCAAGTGGGAACAAGCCCTGAAGGAGCTGCACCCTGGAAAGTCTGAGGGTGGGACACGCGTTGTGAAGCTGATATACAAGAACAG GCTGTACTTTCGGAGTCAAGTCAAAGGGGAGACAGAGCGAGAGCGACTGTTGCTTGCCTTCCAAACCAGTGGAGAGATAGTGGCAGGGAGATTTCCTGTCAATAAAGAACTGGCTCTTGAGATGGCCGCCCTGATGGCCCAG GTAGAATATGGGGACTTGGAGAAGCCTACTCTGCCAGGCCCTGGGAGCACACCCCCTGCCAAGACTCAGCATCTTCTCCAGCAAGTCCTAGATAGGTTCTACCCAAGGCGCTACAGACATGGGGCACCCCCTGAACAGCTGAG GCATCTGATAGATATGCTGACCACAAAGTGGGCAGCACTGCAAGGCTGCTCCCCTCCTGAATGCATCCGCATCTACCTGACTGTGGCCCGGAAATGGCCTCTTTTTGGTGCTAAGCTTTTTGCTGCTCAG CCTGCCAAGCTGTCTTCCAAGGAGAACACTCTGGTATGGATTGCTGTGAATGAAGATGGTGTCAGCATCCTGGACCATCACACTATG CAAGTGCACATCACTTACCCCTACTCTTCAGTGACAACCTTTGGTGGCTACAGGGATGACTTCATGCTTGTGATTAGAACCATTCCAGACCAGGGGTCTGGAAAAGCACACATTGAGAAGTTGATCTTCCGGATGACTGCTCCTAAG ATTGCTGAAACTACCTTCATCATGGCCAGCTACATGAACCACTGCTCTACAACTGTGAACCCACCTGCCAACTCACCTGCAGCCCGCCAGCCATGGGAGCTAGATGGACGACAGTTCTTTGCTTCTGTTTCCTGTGCCACCAAGGGGCCAACATTGCTGTGA